In one window of Acanthopagrus latus isolate v.2019 chromosome 15, fAcaLat1.1, whole genome shotgun sequence DNA:
- the LOC119033261 gene encoding zinc finger protein 318-like isoform X3, producing the protein MEPHRVAAMLSELQSHPHTTQRAGLDAEIKEILHLLGGAAGARAQEKEEDDIDDEEKFLYGDSEEPKPPPASEPLQHHGLDLYGDVTEEALYGDYTPQKASVSQTYGLPPVASPHLQALPTMGEMGGRYPSHPAIGPEQNITVQVSNPTCPPGTEPLEEGERQALEEYEKIQDLLKTIGLDMDMAEISKMAARTKERLHGNKPPPKTPTRRQRYSSDSSDGSRRSRDRRGRSHSSSSSSSSRSRSRGRGGSWSSDDGPGKRSAPPKPHNDREATETKAKRSDPALPRQITPDPNTLPPHPGVPIPTYPPPPVHGMMPPNFPPPGYGQYGNYLPYMHQQWPPMYPPPNMSLPPQTSPDDFSRALPYKEVKSCVQDAEKGKVSSRDRRESEEQNNESQKQKVLEEREKLKQEREVRMKKKEYLMKELERLRKQQGELLRKKRREKGGHKDPLLQEISHLQEDVMTQISNLRKEHEAAEKKRNEIDKVALILGLSPSDRPRKTSKLVEDQEDVPPPPQKEKREAERSPDGRQAASSSTIKQASAVPPPSRASMDKTPICAAPPPPTSLPDPFEYYDAGNHWCKNCNVTSGSMFDFFTHLHHKTHRKTLDPYDRPWASTPNKTVKNTSSEEKLTKPAKGSEFLLPVRGFFCLLCKEFYGDAICAEEHVTTHAHNEKYKKQMYENPLYEQRRNLDRQAGLALETSAKKRKHDDDVKGNKDKDEKSKHKKEKKDKEKKKEEDDTVLNEEKSKVKKEEEERLKPSKREEDLNDARSLEEEKPFYNKEDENEKYKYSKKDDKYRYSREEGERGKFSRIDEDDGYKYSREGDYRYRYRRDEGDRYDDHPRYGPRGDEDKFKHGKYSDFRSKYERERDEGKPKAEKEAPKKLEPAKPVGKPEVTKPEPPPKPYDPPKVFCGPSPAMRAKLRKQSQEAGKPAPSFGKFTWKKKENILATEAQKVAADFIKEDEAAAKQSPVSPEDSFAKSMAVAQEIAQKLGGQPNTTSPWVSNQASRGRIRPNLPGPAAFMRKTAMLGKPAPLNTFLSIRPQNTSISGPPSKDGSIFPEPAPLNTLHTTSPQKTSILGSPPEDGPKFPSPHVKAVNAQNVMLEAKAQPPTVPAKPSETKLLLPESRPAALDVKPAPIQAEPVLSLAKSSPSEAKPASSVATTSPCETTPAPPIVKLAQFEVNSTPPVSKSALFDVNPAPPVSEPTPTEAKPVLSVAQTSLLSSTKPTQPTMMKIVSDVPAPGVPENEQTLTVFVKPPPFMAKGDGAQKSEKLKSNLAAAKRQELFGIFYSSLGQTSASSITKPATDNRSDGNSTNKSQLPTAQAQKPQPQSPSPTQSQPPVVVCTSPQPNSNNSTSHQTQPDIQIASVWSLQSTPAAASEVVPSGTTSQPAQPKLNPPAQSEVQSVPQKQSSTLASVSQSAPQTKPTEPEPPTQTKFQLQLSPQIQTEPQSKPQLEQETQSLSHPPTQSEVHSVPQEQSLMPKSKSQITLQTKPAELELVHQTQSPPKQSPHIQTGPEVETQSDQGTPPLSYPETHPDVAPVPDRKPGPKTRGKRTPPAPCPVRQTRSQTRYQTRQQQSHSEPETVSGDSDSAASDSKGLDTSDPGSGSHPEEGTPCEHDPEMMETTPENIGLPTDMTSLDFETDFNFE; encoded by the exons ATGGAGCCCCACAGGGTGGCCGCCatgctgtcagagctgcagtccCACCCACACACGACTCAACGCGCCGGCCTCGACGCCGAGATAAAAGAAATCCTCCACCTGCTGGGGGGGGCGGCGGGGGCCAGGGctcaggagaaggaggaggacgacatCGACGACGAAGAGAAATTCCTGTACGGGGACTCGGAGGAGCCCAAACCTCCACCGGCGTCCGAACCGCTCCAGCATCACGGGCTGGATCTGTACGGAGACGTGACAGAGGAGGCTCTGTACGGAGACTACACGCCGCAGAAGGCATCCGTCTCTCAGACTTACGGCCTCCCTCCGGTGGCCTCTCCTCACCTTCAGGCCCTTCCCACCATGGGGGAGATGGGTGGACGGTACCCGAGCCATCCCGCCATCGGCCCCGAGCAGAACATAACGGTGCAGGTGTCGAACCCTACCTGCCCGCCGGGGACAGAGCCactggaggagggggagcgcCAGGCGCTGGAGGAGTACGAGAAGATCCAGGACCTGCTGAAGACCATCGGCCTGGACATGGACATGGCCGAGATCAGCAAGATGGCAGCCAGGACCAAAGAGCGGCTCCACGGGAACAAGCCGCCACCAAAGACCCCCACACGCCGCCAGCGTTACTCCTCAGACAGCTCGGACGGCAGCCGCCGCAGCCGGGACCGCAGGGGGcggagccacagcagcagctccagcagcagcagcaggagtcgCAGCCGCGGGCGCGGAGGCAGCTGGAGCAGTGACGACGGCCCCGGGAAGAGATCGGCTCCACCCAAACCTCACAATGACAGAGAGGCGACCGAGACGAAGGCGAAGCGGAGCGACCCGGCACTGCCGCGACAAATCACCCCCGACCCCAACACCCTCCCCCCTCACCCTGGCGTGCCCATCCCCACCTACCCACCCCCACCGGTCCACGGCATGATGCCCCCTAACTTCCCACCGCCGGGTTACGGCCAGTATGGAAACTACCTTCCCTACATGCACCAGCAATGGCCGCCCATGTACCCGCCCCCCAACATGAGCCTGCCCCCACAGACCAGCCCGGACGACTTCTCCCGCGCTCTGCCCTACAAAGAGGTGAAGAGTTGTGTTCAGGACGCCGAGAAGGGGAAAGTGAGCAGCCGGGACAGGAGAGAGTCTGAGGAGCAGAACAACGAgagccagaaacaaaag gttctggaggagagagagaagctgaagcaggagagagaggtcaggatgaagaagaaagaatatctgatgaaggagctggagagactCAGGAAGCAACAAG gCGAGCTCCTGAGGAAGAAGCGGCGGGAGAAGGGTGGCCACAAAGAccctctgctgcaggagatcaGCCACCTGCAGGAGGACGTCATGACTCAGATCTCCAACCTACGCAAAGAGCACGAGGCTGCCGAGAAGAAACGCAACGAGATCGACAAGGTGGCACTCATCCTCGGCCTGAGCCCGTCCGACCGGCCCCGCAAGACCAGTAAGCTGGTTGAGGACCAGGAGGACGTGCCGCCGCCGCCACAGAAGGAGAAacgggaggcagagaggagtcCTGATGGACGACAGGCAGCCAGCAGCTCCACGATAAAG CAGGCCTCAGCGGTGCCGCCTCCATCGAGAGCGTCCATGGACAAGACGCCCATCTGTGCAGCGCCGCCGCCGCCGACTTCGCTCCCGGATCCGTTTGAATACTATGACGCTGGAAACCACTGGTGCAAAAACTGTAATGTCACCTCTGGttcaatgtttgattttttcacGCACTTGCATCACAAAACACATCGAAAG aCTCTGGACCCGTACGACCGGCCCTGGGCTTCCACTCCTAACAAAACTGTCAAGAACACATCGTCAGAAGAGAAGCTGACAAAACCCGCCAAAG GTTCGGAGTTCTTGCTGCCCGTCAGAGGATTCTTCTGCCTGCTGTGTAAAGAGTTTTATGGAGACGCCATTTGTGCAGAAGAGCACGTCACcacacatgctcacaatgaGAAATACAAG AAACAAATGTACGAGAATCCCTTGTATGAACAGAGGAGGAACCTGGACCGCCAGGCAGGACTGGCTTTAGAGACCAGTGCAAAGAAACGCAAACATGACGACGATGTGAAGGGAAACAAAGACAAGGATGAAAAGTCCAaacacaaaaaggagaaaaaagacaaggagaaaaagaaggaagaggatGACACTGTTCTGAACGAAGAGAAATCCAAAGttaaaaaggaggaggaagagaggctgAAGCCAAGCAAGCGAGAGGAGGACTTAAACGATGCCCGAAGCCTGGAAGAGGAGAAGCCTTTTTACAATAaggaagatgaaaatgaaaagtataAATACAGCAAGAAAGATGATAAATACCGgtacagcagagaggaaggggagaggggGAAATTCAGCAGAATAGATGAAGATGATGGATACAAATACAGTCGAGAAGGCGATTATCGGTACCGGTATCGCAGGGATGAAGGAGACAGATATGATGACCATCCCAGATATGGGccaagaggagatgaggacaaGTTTAAACATGGTAAATATTCAGATTTCAGATCAAAatatgaaagagagagagatgaagggaaacCGAAGGCTGAGAAGGAAGCCCCCAAAAAGCTAGAGCCGGCTAAACCAGTAGGGAAACCAGAGGTCACCAAACCTGAACCTCCACCAAAGCCCTATGACCCACCAAAAGTCTTTTGTGGTCCCAGTCCAGCCATGAGGGCAAAGCTCCGCAAGCAGAGCCAGGAAGCCGGCAAACCAGCACCTTCATTTGGGAAGTTCACatggaaaaagaaggagaataTTCTGGCAACGGAGGCACAGAAAGTGGCGGCGGACTTCATCAAGGaagatgaagcagcagcaaaacagagtCCAGTCTCACCAGAGGACTCTTTTGCGAAATCTATGGCTGTTGCTCAGGAAATCGCCCAGAAGTTGGGTGGGCAGCCAAACACAACTTCTCCCTGGGTATCCAACCAGGCCAGCCGGGGAAGGATCCGACCTAACCTCCCTGGACCTGCTGCATTCATGAGGAAAACAGCCATGTTGGGTAAACCTGCACCTCTGAACACCTTCCTCTCCATCAGACCCCAAAACACCAGTATATCAGGGCCTCCTTCAAAAGATGGATCTATATTCCCTGAACCTGCACCTCTGAATACCCTGCACACAACCAGTCCCCAAAAGACCAGTATACTTGGGTCTCCTCCAGAAGATGGACCAAAATTCCCCAGTCCTCATGTAAAAGCTGTAAATGCTCAGAATGTGATGCTGGAGGCTAAAGCTCAGCCACCAACCGTGCCAGCAAAGCCATCTGAGACTAAACTTCTGCTGCCAGAGTCAAGACCTGCAGCACTTGATGTTAAACCTGCACCAATACAGGCAGAGCCTGTGCTCTCTCTGGCTAAGTCTTCACCATCTGAAGCCAAACCTGCATCATCTGTGGCTACCACTTCCCCATGTGAAACCACCCCTGCTCCACCCATAGTTAAACTTGCACAGTTTGAAGTTAATTCTACACCACCAGTTTCTAAATCAGCATTATTTGACGTTAATCCTGCCCCCCCGGTCTCTGAACCCACACCAACTGAGGCAAAGCCTGTGCTGTCTGTGGCTCAGACTTCCCTTCTGTCCTCAACTAAACCTACACAACCAACAATGATGAAGATAGTATCTGACGTGCCAGCTCCTGGAGTCCCAGAAAATGAGCAAACTCTTACAGTGTTCGTCAAGCCTCCACCTTTCATGGCTAAGGGTGATGGAGCTCAGAAGTCTGAAAAGCTCAAGAGTAACCTGGCTGCAGCCAAACGGCAGGAATTATTTGGCATCTTCTACAGCAGCCTTGGCCAAACGAgtgcctcctccatcaccaaACCAGCAACAGACAACAGATCTGATGGCAATAGCACCAATAAAAGTCAACTTCCTACTGCACAAGCACAAAAACCACAACCTCAGAGTCCCTCTCCAACCCAATCCCAACCTCCAGTTGTGGTCTGTACATCTCCACAACCAAACTCAAACAATTCCACCAGCCACCAAACCCAGCCAGATATTCAGATTGCTTCTGTTTGGTCTTTGCAGTCTACACCTGCTGCAGCATCTGAGGTGGTTCCATCTGGAACAACGTCACAGCCAGCACAACCAAAACTAAATCCTCCAGCCCAGTCGGAGGTTCAGAGTGTACCCCAAAAGCAATCCTCAACTCTTGCGTCAGTTTCCCAGAGTGCCCCACAAACTAAGCCTACGGAGCCGGAACCCCCAACTCAAACTAAGTTCCAGCTCCAACTGAGCCCTCAGATCCAAACAGAGCCACAATCTAAACCGCAGTTAGAACAGGAAACTCAGTCCCTGTCCCATCCACCAACCCAGTCAGAGGTCCATAGTGTACCCCAGGAACAGTCCTTGATGCCTAAATCTAAGTCACAAATTACCCTACAAACCAAGCCTGCCGAGCTCGAACTAGTACATCAGACTCAGTCCCCACCCAAACAGAGTCCTCACATCCAAACAGGGCCTGAAGTGGAAACCCAATCAGACCAGGGCACTCCACCTCTGTCCTATCCAGAGACCCATCCTGACGTAGCTCCAGTACCTGATCGCAAACCAGGCCCCAAAACTAGAGGCAAGAGAACCCCTCCTGCCCCCTGCCCTGTTCGACAAACCAGATCCCAAACCAGATACCAGACccggcagcagcagagccactCTGAGCCAGAAACGGTTTCAGGAGACTctgactcagcagcttcagacTCAAAGGGGCTGGACACATCAGATCCTGGCTCTGGGTCGCACCCGGAAGAGGGGACACCTTGCGAGCATGACCCTGAGATGATGGAGACCACCCCTGAAAACATTGGCCTCCCCACAGACATGACCTCTTTGGACTTTGAAACTGATTTTAACTTTGAATAG